The following DNA comes from Streptomyces pristinaespiralis.
AGCGCCCGGTGGCCGGAGTAGGTCCGCAGCAGATCCAGGTACTCCGCCGTGGTGTACGTGAGGTCCTGCTCGTAGCGGCGGAAGACCGTCGGGCCGAACCGGCCGCTCCGCGCGACCTCTTGGGAATGGTCAGAGCAGTCGACGTCTGCGGCCGGGGGCGGGCGGAGGCCCGGCGGCGTGTCCGGGTCGAAACGCTCGTAGCAGCGCTGGACCTCGACGAAGAACTCCTCGGTGCCGCCCCTCACATGCTGGCTGCGCACCACCGCGAGTGCCCCGCCCGGTCGCAGCGCGCCGGCGGCCTTGGCCACCCGCACCGCCGGGTCGATCCAGTGGAACGCCGTCGCCGAGACGACCGCGTCGAACGGCTCCTGTGGGAGCGGCCAGCTCTCGAAGTCCGCGGTCACCACCTCCACCGCCGCGGCGCCGGCCCCGGCCAGGTTGCGACGGGCGACCGCGGCCATGCGCGATCCCGCCTCGACGGCCGTGACCCGGCAGCCGCGCCCGGCCAGAGGCACCGTTGCCTGACCGGTCCCGCAGCCCACCTCGAGCACGCGGCTGCCGGCGCGGATCCCGGCGAGTTCGGCGAGGTCGTCGTACAGCCT
Coding sequences within:
- a CDS encoding class I SAM-dependent methyltransferase: MPDNTTRAKRDDSPEESRRSRLSRVFDEDAELYDRARPGYPARLYDDLAELAGIRAGSRVLEVGCGTGQATVPLAGRGCRVTAVEAGSRMAAVARRNLAGAGAAAVEVVTADFESWPLPQEPFDAVVSATAFHWIDPAVRVAKAAGALRPGGALAVVRSQHVRGGTEEFFVEVQRCYERFDPDTPPGLRPPPAADVDCSDHSQEVARSGRFGPTVFRRYEQDLTYTTAEYLDLLRTYSGHRALPEAARNGLLGCVAGLIDGGYGGRVTKRHLIELGVSHRR